From the Helicoverpa zea isolate HzStark_Cry1AcR chromosome 27, ilHelZeax1.1, whole genome shotgun sequence genome, the window ATTAAGTAAAGTTGACAGTTCTCCGGGTGTGGATGCATCCATACACTTGTGTTTGTGCATGTAGAGTCCGGATCAACAGTTGTTGTTGCGACTGTTGTTGATACAACTGTTGTCCTAGTAACCGGGGGTTTTGTTGTTGGAGAACATCCTGCAATTTCTTTTGGCAGACATTCCTGaaattattttggaattttagttttttgaataattatacAAGGGATAAATTAAGTGATAAATAGATTAGGTATAATCGTCGATTCCTATTTGTTCACAAAAAATAACCATtagaataaatattacattaatGAGGTGAACAAACACTATAaactaaaattacatttataattattaactacTAGCTGTTTTACGCAACTtgaattgtataactttctcagagTCAACCCAGAAACTATTGTAAATACTTCTTTTTTAggttattatcgtatgtatgtatcaatacatacaaattgtaacacctactatgttttaaaaagagtaaccatggagtttcttgcccgttcttctccacaagaagctacttttggaatgggcaactagaatcaaacttatttataaattttgacgttcataagtgctagtaaaggcctaaatgaaataaattatttgactttgactcgcgttccgagggaactacttcccgcacggggataaaaagtaatttacatatattcatatatatgtatgtttaaagTTTAAACTATACTACTGTCAAATGCAAGTACCCATTACTTAGTATCAAAATCTTCCTTAGTTTTAGCGTGGAAGAGTAACAATCATACAAACACGCAGACATAGGTACACACCAGAAACCTGTCGCATTTATTATACacaactattttttaattagtgcaaATACTTTAAGGGctaatttaaaaagttcttagtattatctatgcaaagtttcaaaaactaatattcataatcagCAAAGTTATTAGCGATAAGTTATATCCAAAAATGTCACTCAATTCATGGAAACATTGTACAGGTAATTCCAAGTCATTCATAGTAGTATTCATTAATCATATTCTGTCGCTCTCGCATTCGCGTGCTCTCGCTCGAACTTGCCCCcttgattcaattatgaatttacCAAATAAGACAAATTTTCCTGGACAATTTtgggatttcgttttttttagttttgattacacAAATATGATCAGTAACGGGTACAGACAGAGCcccatttttttgtgtactaattaaaaaatagtggtgtattagtaggaataaaataaacacgGTACTTACAAGCGCTGAGGGACTGAATTCATAATGATAGGGGCACGTTACGGTGACAATTTGACCTTGATTGCACAGGTAGAAATCTGCGCAAGAGTCTGGGCTTGGCAGTGCCCAGTTGTCATCGTAACCACATGCAGGATATGGTAATCCACTGCACCCAGCCTGCTCTTTGGGTATACATACCTGGAAATTCCAAAATGTGTTTAAAAGAAGAGTATTTGAGcgtcaaaaatatataagtaactCCCCAAAAGGTCCGCCTAACACCACTTcatatgtgtttttgctgggaagaagaagtggtgcaacaaactccctagcaacacatgtctgtctattaGGTTTGAAGAACCTTGAAAGAGTTTTActaggagcaactgcctatctgatctcctcaactcagttacccgggcaacccgataccccttcaCAACTGGTGTCTCATTcaatggcttctgactaccttcttacagcctttttttatcgtcctgctgggctgcggcctcctctcacacggagaaggattgagcatcaatcaccacgcttgctcaatgcggattggtgatttcagactttatagtccaggtttcctcaagatgttttccttcccctttttatcagccataggagtccaagatatacttagaaagtacatacaaacttagaaaagttgcattggtacttgcctgacctggaatcgaacccacaccctcatactcgagaggttggttctttacccactaggccaccacgactatcaccaaatattaaatatgtcaataaaatatactCACCATCTGTATAGGACTAAATTCGTACCCACAACAGCATTCATACTTCTCAATTTTTCCCTGACTGCAGATCAAGTACTTCGAACAGTCGCTGGGGTCACCTTGGACCCAGTAATCGTAGATGCCGCAAGAGGGTATCGTAGAAGGCGTCCAAGTTCTTGGTATATCCGGGTGTCGGGTCGTGGGGGTAATACTACAACCAGCTTGGTCTTTTGGTAAGCATTCCTGTGaaataaatctatacttataataaatctgtagagaggtcaattctgtacattaaatatatttccaaaatatctataagggggtgattagtgatcgatactgttgccaaaaatgcaatcagtaaaatttttgtctgtctttctgtctgtctgtttgtctgtctgtatgttcgttatggaaacaaaaactactcgacggattttaatgaaacttggcacaaacaTTCTTCATACTcttgggcaggttataggatacatTTAATCACGCTACGACCAATAGAAGCAGAGCAGTGATGGGAAATGTTGGAAAAACGGGAGAAGtcactccattttttaagcttccgtcgcgtgtgtaGCTTTATTTGTTAAAGCTAAGTAGTAATAGgctaggtacgcatagatttggataattggataggctggtgatcattatttcttcctctctttgcacaagtccgaatctaacgcggacgaagtcgctggcagaaactagttaataataattttgtcgttgacacttctcgtgacgaaaacgctggctattacctcggacaaaggattagcatggcgatccaacgaggtaatgctgtcagcctcttgggcacgctcccagtcgacagcgatggggctaacattttttatgctttttagttttagttatttgtgttttttaggacagatttttttttataatggcgtccacggccgatttcggccacgggcggcggctgttctcatttaaggagatcagccagctgcgcaggacacattatagtgcacgagcatttgcgcattccttcactctcataacccgatgggacggcaatccgacacgaccggaaagagatcaggtgcaggaccgacatttacatgctctccgatgcacgggtgaatcaatcaccaacttccagactacgggctgctttgtgagagtttaagaaaacccacaaagcgatttcggctcgacccgggaatcgaacccgagacctcgaacACAGCAGcagcgcttgcgaccactagaccaaaaCGAGGCAGAGATATTATAAAGGTATTACTCACAAGTTCTGTAGGACTGAACTCGTTAAGGTACGGGCAGTTGACTTTAATAACTTGTCCCTTATTGCACCAGTAGAAGTTAGTGCAAGATGATGGGTTGGGCAGAGACCAAACATCATACTCTTGACATTCGGGAAAATACGAGGTTCTGCATCTAGCCTGCTCTTTGGGTAAACATAcctgtgaaataaaaatatgggtcagtgggtcgtcttaggtgCAATGTAACGTTAAGAAAGGTAAGTTTAAAGTAATGAATGGGTAAGGTAAGGTTAAGGTAAAATAAGGTAAGACTAAGGTAACGATGGTAAGGTAAGGTTAAGGTTGCAAATGGGTAATGTAAGTTTAAAGTAACGAGTGGGTATGGTTAAGGTAACGGACGGGTAAGGTAAGGTTAAAGTAGCAAATGAGTAAGATAAGTTTAAGGTAACGAAAGTGTAAAGTAAGAATAAGGTCCTGTAAGGTAAGGTCcgccggggctgtgggattgttcgagagTTACCGTgggcctggtacataaaaagcctacggCGGAACATAGTGGAcgtttagtcagtaaaagtctgaaactccctcaccactgctaaACCACAGCGCGAGgcgttatttgatgatttttgccatcattaaaaaaaagaaaaacaaaggtAAGACTAAGGTAACGAAAGTGTAAGGTGAGACTAAGGTAACGATGGGTAGGTAAGGTAAAGTAGAGATAACAAATAGGTAAAGGTAAAGGACGGGTAAGTGTATATTACATATATCTTTATACTTACAAGTTGTTCAGGACTAAATTCGTAACCACAGCAGCAACTGACAGAATCGATTTGTCCACTAATACAGTAGTAATAACTCGAACAGTCCCTTGGGTCTGGTAGTAACCAAACGTCATCGGTACCACAATTGGGTAAATTAATGGGTTTCTTGGGTAAATTAACGAGGGATTTCATTCTGGACCCCATGACTGGACCTTTTGCAACGCATCCGGACTCCGAACTTGGTACGCATTCCTGGGAATAGTTGCTTTATTTATACAAGCCGtaaggggataaaatatatcctatgttactcgggaagattgTAGCTTTCCatcagtgaaagattttttcacatCGGTTCTGAGTCTcaagagtacaaacaaacaaaaaataattcctctttgtacatagttatatatatcgggtgtgtcgttcataatcacattaacccctctgctcgacaagattttgacatatgactttaccgttgattcggcgggatattttgaatcgcgacatggaagtcaaaaatttgtactaactttcaacacatgaattctaagtccgtaatgcctgatcagaagtattttaactataactttagagctcacttatttgacaacaacgtgcaaaggtcaaatggggtcagttaattcagaaaaagataataattacggtgtttttaagtctatcgaaaagttaggcatttcaaatttggtgaaaacttaccaataagtaatcgcatcactttctcaaacacaacacaaacgtcatatttataacattttcaatccgttgcaatacatttcgtgcacttatttatgttcaataactaaaaaatcagcacataaaatacacaataaaaatgaacaatttacaagatcagtcaagtcacagacaagtagagtttggaatggagtatttttttttttcaatcagcggtgtgcattcgatacctaaatcggaaatctattataaataatcgaataccaattttatatatacctattttttaatagcaacttatttcaattttatttattaattttaaattataggttcaatttgtttttgttgttaagaaaaaagatatttaagtttttagcattaaatttttatatgtattatttattttggtgttgcgtcattcgtaataatttttaactttaattgaatttttattacctattacggaattttaatttattcttatattatttctcaacaattctaacatttttgtttcggcggagggtatgcgggtgttctgaaatataatgcaatttgtaactaccaaaggtatgtacttatttgatgatgagaaacaataataataattgattgatttgccccgcagggcatctgaggcggatgacggggagtagcgaccccgcggggctatatatccgagtgctccagggagagtatactgtcccccatctccggcttgccggagtgaagcatgacgggggagaggtctcccgcctcttggcttgccttcaccggccggtcagagtggagtcgctagagtagggttagcagcccgctcggagggtaggtgcctcgtggtaagtggcgagtgggccggtgatgctggacccacagggagcgcgtgatctgcgtttaaagtccgccgaggtatcctcacccttcagccgctcatgtacctgttgccctcttgttgcgatttagcgactgattcccgggggcccagtaagtgagttgccgagtctccacctgccatttttacgtgtatttattacattgttatcggcaggtgccatagttcccgtagtttccccattcctagtccactagcatcccatcacaatagcccaagtagttttcatccatagttagcaatagtttagcacagaaccgggcattgtccttgggtacatttctatagtgtatacagggataatcgtcggttttgtgtcaccatttcattaaagttgtctcaaaagggcttcagcgtgttggcttcggccccacgttcgccttccaaaaatccgggactctgtagtcccgtggtcggttagagacataataattgattgattttaaagtcaccaaatatttttaaccgaatcccaaaaaggaggtggttctcaatttggatgtttgtttttggtcgaaagggtatattccccatatttgttattaggtccaggatctgatgatggaaaccttgagaaatcgagggcagctctcgaaaattgtaagcatagataaggttataacttgacactcagatgtatatctgataacactatgagacagtaaaggtttggagctgacctgatgatggagaccagagaaggtcaagggaactcgacaaccgtacttctctcgtctccatctccttcactgttgcagaggcctcgtaaatacgaataatataagcacaaacacgagaaagtttaaatattcagttgtcgagttccctcgaccttcactggtctccatcatcaggtcagctcaaagccttcactgttgatgcctgtagcacacctccgctgcgaaacccaaagggcgaaaccgccatagtttcgctgtgagttgtgagttgttgggcggcgaaacaatagcgaaattccctgctctaacgtacaaaactgactatgacgttgtctctttctaacatgatttcgctcatttgcttaggcgccgtctacatctccgctCGTTGTCCGCCAGTTGTCCGCCAGggcggagatgtagacggcgcctaagcaaatgagcgaaatcatgttagaaagagacaacgtcatagtcagttttgtacgttagagcagggaatttcgctattgtttcgccgcccaacaactcacaactcacagcgaaactatggcggtttcgccctttgggtttcgcagcggaggtgtgctacaggcattaatagtgctaccaggcaaacacctgagtgataagatttcaacctatgtatttctgcaactttcgaaagtcgccctcgatttctcaaggttccatcatcagatcctgacctaatgataatgggaccacctcggaagtacacgctatcaaacaaaaaaagaatcatcaaaatcgataaataaatggctgagtaatcgcgtaacaaacatacaaaaaaaaacggtcgaattgagaacctccgctttttgggaagtcggttaaaaataagtcggcggcggccatctttccatcttggaccagctttcgatgaacagcgaactatttgccccttcaaacaataaaatcgtcataaaattttgcgataactacacctaactacggctctcgtcaaatagctttgccgctcagttaaaaagttggaagtaacgaatcgccattaagtttggcagatctacaggaatcctgcacataaaacacccgaagaataagtcttcatttgccgtcttcagaaaccctaaaaaccgaagattttttttattccggctacaacgtattttctaccactgattttctagcatttttttcaaaataaattaagtaattttacttttcctaatttattttcagattatggtaagtatacaaaagtacaatttagtaatattataatatcaaataatataaaattattaaatcgattctttattttaacgaatcggatcattcgatgcaaaacttctatcaccgtcgcactcttgtctatgcgtcttcaaatttaaaaaaacaactaatgtaaacaaacatggcgagttcgatcagaattcccggtaattaagattggattttaaaaaggtatatttctaacgggatgctaaatatgaaaggtttgaatgcgtaataataatttaaatttatttagttattttatttagtactcacaaatgtggtttgattggaaagaaaataaatatgagcgtaaataattaggaaagtgtatgactgattcacagaccccaattggggtctaaaccgagcttacggtgacattgatgttcagaccccgattggggtccgctacggatttgacggttaaatgaaatgcgttaatatactggttaatatatgtccattaacaaaaagaaaaaagaaaaaaacttaaaaataaaaaaatgaatttttcaaacaaagtaaatagaataaaaatgtgcgaaaattagaacaccatataaaagtcagtcattacaaaccactgtaattctcccttgaaaactgacagctgtcaactgatcaaaacattcgatactcctaactttatctctgctttgcacatgatgttgtaaattataaaaacgaaaaattactcctgtggctaaaccactgaatggattaggttattttttttataattcgccatagaatatcataaagtatatgtgatagaatttaatgtgattgtgaacgacacacccgatgtatagattagtatagatacatagaTTATAATTGATGATGATATCCTCTAGCCGTTTCTCGGCTACGGCTGTTCTCAtgaaggagatcagccaactgcgcaggacatgttatagtgcacgcacatttgcttggacacaggagcactccctattccttcaatcttatagcgcgatgggacggcaatccgacacgaccggagagagatcaggggcgcgattctcctaattttacttaagcgacatacgattcacgttcgactcgattcgaatgagatccaatcccgactcgattacgattgaagcgtatgtggcattccgctatttcttctttaaaataatcgttttttcctattctgtcattcaataatgtatcattttgtctgcaaatgatttacgattgcaaaatgattgtacagcaaactaccgtatagaccaaaatcactaaaatggcagaccaatcgcaaaccaatcgaatgtcgttggaatacgattggacttttattagtagcagaatgcccgatatggttaaaactgctattgcgatcatattgcgattcgatttctattcaattttgacattattaactttcaGGCCCTAGATTATAATTAACAGTATCTTCAATATACTTACAAGTTTCGTAGGACTGAACTCATTATAGCCATCACAGTGCACAGTTATAACTTGACCGTTTAGACACTTGTAGTACTGAGTACATGACGCCGGGTCTGGTCGTTCCCAATCGTCGGAGTAACCGCATGGGGGCAGTAGTTCTTCTGTCGTAGTCTTAGTTTTTGTTGTAGTTGCTGtagacaaaataatttaatactacTTTCATGTCGATGACATGATATATAGTGTATCTAGACTTTGTCAGCTCAATATGCCAATATGACAAAAACAATTAATACTACTAAGAGCCGATTTTCCAAtaaaagataagataaaaaaGGTAAAAGCCATTTAATCAAAGAAAGTTGGAAATTAGCAAAttatacaaaagacagcccatTTTCTGTGTTTTTACTGGTAAGAAGAAGCgatggaacaaactccccagcaaattttatagtttatttctatccgataaataaatatggcggtttgacatattttctatacaaaagctgtcaaaacgtcaaacttATTGTTCAGAtaacctcgatggcgcaatggtcaccatgccggactgccgaacctgaggtcccgggttcgattctcggttcggtcgacatttgtgtgatgagcatgcttgttggccgtggtctgggtgttacaatatgtatttataaatatgtatatatgtagctatatgtagtttatcagttgtgttagcacccataacacaagttaattaataacttaccgtggggctaaccgaccgtgtgtaaaAAATGTTccagcattatttattttatttatattatttattatttatttataagataaaagttCTGGCGATAGAAAAAGACGGCCCTAATAAAACTATTGTCAATACGAAAGTTTTTAGATATTACAGTGCCTATGCATTATCACAGcttaaataggtatattatcTTGGAAACAGGCGAGAAGCTCGTCAATGCAcagcgtgtgtgagtgacatatTTACGACCTTaagctgcgtctacgctaggagagccgagcacgagcggagcacgagccgaacccaattcgtctagtgtggaccaacttacaagcctctaacgagcgctCTGCGAGCATttcggctgcgttccgcctgttgtcggtttttgacgaacacaaagggatttgctaacagtgatcgttgtaggttcgttgtacgtccacacttgaaGTCGCGAACGACAAGCCGAGAGCGGCTCCGCTggtgcttcgctcgtgctcggttcgtcgttcctttagtaagtaggtaacttCACAACTGTACATGTTTATTCTGTGGCATTAGTAGTTTCTGTAAATGTTGTTACTTACGTGATTTTTTAAGAGTTGTTGTTGTAGTTGTACTTGTGCTCGTTGTTGTTGTACTGGTAATACAATTGTAGTGTGTTGGGGGTACGCAAAACTGAAAAAGAGTTGGGTGAAATAACattcttgaaaaaataaaaccgcttgcaatataataatatacgtAAAACttgatgataaaaaaatattcgaatgaataacttaaaaaaatatgttttcctagcatcgaataaaaaaaatataatatctactATTGTATTAACCTAATATGCAATTAAACTACGTAATGCCtacttttgctgtgccctaacagggtccataatatgtacctagctttaagccttTAGCttttatgaatatgaatatgaaaaatactatgctgaGCAGAATCGGTtgagccaaacgtgagataatcgctcACAAAGATATGTTGACATTAGTTACATATGTAGGTagtcatgggcgtagccacactggggcaagctggggcacttgccccaccctgggccctggtgtctgattaaacaatgttttttttactaactctaactaacaacatcaacaatcatatattatgtactatcCTTAAgttattacacaaaaaaaattgtcgactttgaaaagagcgcgatcaaaacaaaaatcGAGGTCCCGAACGCGGTGCGCGCGttatttgaaagcgagccgtattccctaaaagaataggtgctatgtggcgtagcgagccgagccgtccatctaatccaaaaaataatgcattgaaggagatggaaagaactggtagatgtgatcaaaatttcggaaatgcaattttatcctagtgtaaaaaccgcgctcgctattttgcttgcccagccatgtacgacctgtacaatagaacgatcgtttagcacagtggttcttaaccggtggtccgcggaccactggtggtccctggaggcattccaagtggtccgcgaagcttagctgcgcgacgttgctatacgttatctaactttatttttatcgacttatctatgctaGCGAGgaggttttcgcatggacgtatacgtattcatgaaaatgtatatttgggcgacattttacgtagtttttggttttgagtcttaaaaaataattaaaatttcgcgctcgcttcgctcgcatattcaaaaactatatacttgtatttgtcaagaaacaaaaagttaagtacgtctgggcaaaattttacgtaatatttggttctCTCTCTCTTCTTAGTCGTTTCCCTCACTGCTGAGGATCGTGACTCCTTCTGATCTTGTCCACTAGATGTCGCCATTTATTGCGTGTTGTTTAGGAGACCGAGAGGCCGAAGTCCCATACGGTGGTCTGACCAAGTAACTAAAGAGCTGGAGATGCCTATGAATGTTGCAATGCATCAAGCAACAGAACGCAACAAATATTTGGTtcaagtccgataaaaatttcacgctcgcttcgctcgcgtattcagaaactatataccCTTATTTtagcatttgtcaacaaacaaaaagttaagtaggtacgtttgggcaaaattttacgtaatatttggtttaagtccgataaaaattacgcgctcgcttcgctcgcgtattcagaaactatgtacccttatttttgcatttgtcaacaaacaaaaagttaagtacgtttgggctaagttttacgtaatatttggtttaagtccgataaaaatttcgcgctcgcttcgctcgcgtattcagaaactatatgccttTACTTTGGCTTTTGTCATAAActtctcaaattaagagattaacggctcaagatacaaaaaatcggagagctcccgccctcccccggggataggttgactgctgccccaccctgagcccaaagctggctacgcccatgtagGTAGTTACCTACATACAGATCAAACCTCTTGCATTTTTGGGATTCTGCGATAAATACTTGACTTTCAAAGAGTTTGTTGGTTTATTTGTAGGTAATTGAAAAACATTCACTGGGCCATTGCTTGAAGTTTATAAGCTAGTAAAAATTAGACTCTCTTAGAAACTCACTGCGAATCTAGGGCCAATATTGGTGAAGATACAACTTACCTTTTTCGAAGGATCAAACACAAAATCGTAAGGGCAATCCACTCGGCTGATTTCACCTATAACACACAGGTAGAAATGCCTACAGTCTTCCGGGTCGCCCTCAATCCATGTACTCTTTTCATGACATTCCGGTAACGCTAGTTTACGTCGACGGATGTCAATTTGTGATGTTTCTTCAGCAGCCCGCTTTTTGATGTTGTTAGGCGTAGGAGAATTTCCTAGGAGTTTGGGGTCACATTTTCCTATGTTTTTTGGTAGGCATTTCTGGAATTAAGGTTTGTTTAGTTGTTTTAGAATTTACGTGATTTTTTGAGTTCCGTAcaaaaagggtaaaacgggaccctattgttttcgctcctctgtctgtcaccaggctgtatctcttGAACCGTattagttagagagttgaaattttcacagatggtgtatttctgttgccgctataacaacaaatactgaaaactagaaaaaataaatattttgaggggctcccatacaataaacgtgattgttttgctaatttttgctcgataacggcaacaggtAAGTAGATGCGGTTTTCTAAATAATGATACGGAACCTTTCGTGTGCGAGTCCACCTCGCACTTAgccggtttttttgtttgatttggaTGCTTTTCGccaaaataatgtttctttgGTGATTTAGAGCAAACCAAAGAAATTGGCGTTTGTTAACACGTTATGTCAATGTTTTTCTTTGCAAGTAAAACGTGACTTTAATTTATTCGTTCGTGCAAATCAGATGAAACCATCCAAATCGATTCTCTCCCATTTTACCATGAAATGgtcacacaaacaaattacgtagttttactttttcttgtattaaaaactagccgttttcccgcggtttcacccgcgtcccgtgggagctgctgcccgcaccgggataagaaa encodes:
- the LOC124643199 gene encoding uncharacterized protein LOC124643199; the encoded protein is MDSHLIFLLLYSVCVFGNPCLNRQKSAFPHETDCDKYTYCKRGVPTVGQCPQGQVFDVVENKCLPKNIGKCDPKLLGNSPTPNNIKKRAAEETSQIDIRRRKLALPECHEKSTWIEGDPEDCRHFYLCVIGEISRVDCPYDFVFDPSKKFCVPPTHYNCITSTTTTSTSTTTTTTLKKSPTTTKTKTTTEELLPPCGYSDDWERPDPASCTQYYKCLNGQVITVHCDGYNEFSPTKLVCLPKEQARCRTSYFPECQEYDVWSLPNPSSCTNFYWCNKGQVIKVNCPYLNEFSPTELECLPKDQAGCSITPTTRHPDIPRTWTPSTIPSCGIYDYWVQGDPSDCSKYLICSQGKIEKYECCCGYEFSPIQMVCIPKEQAGCSGLPYPACGYDDNWALPSPDSCADFYLCNQGQIVTVTCPYHYEFSPSALECLPKEIAGCSPTTKPPVTRTTVVSTTVATTTVDPDSTCTNTSVWMHPHPENCQLYLMCLYGVLTIEKCSETSLFDPVSMFNNSDSSNNNKFNNSDSNNNKFYNSDSNNNKFNNSDSSNNNKFNNSDCSNNNKFNNSDFSNNNKFNNSDSPNNNRPNNSTTNRPNNESPTNRAYNNKCSNRAYNKGTTNRAYNNKCSNRAYNKGTTNRAYNNKCSNRAYNEGTTNRPNNEGATNRAYNEGTTNRSNNSDYSNTKWPNNSNTVI